A portion of the Bulleidia sp. zg-1006 genome contains these proteins:
- a CDS encoding ABC transporter permease, whose amino-acid sequence MNKKRSLMFNVVRGAMAIGIALLVAAVFIFISSKGDSLGEKLSSTFSALSTMLFRPLFKVDGSFSVKSFTDILASMIPIIFTGLATCVMFSANQFNLGSEGGILLGAFVTSLIAVYVPLPGALLPIVAILAGTLVTGLMMLIPAVFKAKLNVSEMVNSLMLNYVIMYIIKFLMNTFIADKTKGTVQTANFQTNALLPQLIDNGSKLSIGFVVAIVMVILITLFMYRTRWGYAVRMIGINKEFSMYSGLNVAFIIILTQVVGGLLAGMGGGIEMLGKNIYFDWTTLPGYGWTGVTVAILAGNNPAFTPLAAFFIAYLAKGCTLMSTYTSVPAQLIDIIQATIFLFFAANQFLAKYRQRLVVKSAEEELKEKLISEGGKQ is encoded by the coding sequence TTGCTTTATTGGTAGCGGCTGTGTTTATCTTTATTAGTTCTAAAGGTGATTCTTTAGGGGAAAAGCTAAGCTCTACTTTCTCTGCTTTATCGACCATGTTATTTCGACCTTTATTTAAGGTCGACGGTAGTTTTAGTGTTAAGAGTTTTACCGATATTTTGGCAAGTATGATTCCAATTATCTTCACCGGTTTAGCAACTTGTGTGATGTTTTCTGCGAATCAATTTAACTTGGGGTCGGAAGGCGGTATTCTTCTTGGTGCTTTTGTGACTTCTTTGATAGCTGTTTATGTGCCTTTACCGGGGGCTTTATTACCAATAGTTGCTATATTGGCAGGAACTCTTGTGACGGGTCTAATGATGTTAATACCGGCGGTTTTTAAGGCAAAACTAAATGTGAGTGAGATGGTTAACTCATTGATGTTGAACTATGTCATTATGTACATCATCAAGTTCTTAATGAATACCTTTATAGCTGATAAAACAAAGGGTACAGTACAAACGGCAAATTTCCAAACAAACGCATTATTGCCACAACTAATTGATAATGGATCAAAATTATCGATTGGTTTTGTTGTGGCCATCGTGATGGTTATTCTCATTACTTTATTCATGTATCGCACGCGCTGGGGTTATGCGGTTCGCATGATTGGTATTAATAAAGAATTCTCGATGTATTCGGGATTGAATGTAGCCTTCATCATCATTTTGACCCAAGTGGTTGGTGGTTTATTAGCTGGAATGGGCGGCGGTATTGAAATGCTTGGTAAGAATATTTATTTTGACTGGACGACTTTACCGGGTTATGGCTGGACTGGGGTTACGGTTGCGATTTTGGCTGGCAATAATCCTGCTTTTACACCATTAGCAGCCTTCTTTATTGCGTATTTAGCAAAAGGCTGTACATTAATGTCTACTTATACAAGCGTACCAGCACAATTAATTGATATTATCCAAGCAACCATTTTCTTATTCTTTGCTGCGAATCAATTCTTAGCGAAGTATCGTCAACGCTTGGTAGTTAAGAGTGCTGAAGAAGAGCTAAAAGAAAAATTAATTAGTGAAGGAGGTAAACAATAA